A window from Microcoleus sp. AS-A8 encodes these proteins:
- a CDS encoding AarF/ABC1/UbiB kinase family protein: MFSGLSQASSRQRKIVNVVLRHGWGYMRVLLLGGKAQEPSLPPPKVLCNILVELGPVYVKLGQLLSTRPDLLPPPYIEALTSLQAEVPPVDWQAVEAVIRKQLQKPIEETFAIIHRQPVAAGSIAQTHRATLIDRREVALKIQRPGIDRVVEQDIRLLRGLARLVNRTEVGRYYNLLSIVEEFASALRAELNFTQEASSTDLLRRNLSKSYWFDPQQLVLPEIYWDLTSEKLLVMEWLYGVPLLAGDFKGTNYGGDGKAERRAIADLIVRAYFQQFYIDGIFHADPHPGNLFYLDSGRIALIDFGMMGRLDPRTQQILIELILAIANLDGKRCSQLTLELAESTQPVNLSHLENDFDRLLRRYYNLNLAAINFSQLIYQVLQIAQKHKIRVPSNMGLYAKTLANLEGVARQLNPDFNLVEQVKPLMADLFRQRLIGHAPLQDLLRAALDIKTLSLEAPRQLEMLLDRVTSETLQWNVAVRGLEPFRRTLDAVGNRLTFGIVTAAILIGAAMIFAQAPSNPIFYWVSGILFVAASLIGLWLIISMIRSGRVK; encoded by the coding sequence GTGTTTTCAGGTCTTTCCCAAGCCAGCTCTCGTCAAAGAAAAATTGTTAACGTAGTTCTCCGGCACGGTTGGGGTTATATGCGAGTACTTCTGTTGGGAGGGAAAGCACAAGAACCTTCACTGCCACCTCCTAAGGTGCTGTGCAATATTTTGGTGGAACTCGGCCCTGTCTACGTGAAGCTTGGACAACTGCTCAGTACGCGACCTGATTTGTTACCTCCGCCCTATATTGAAGCTTTAACATCCCTGCAAGCGGAAGTTCCGCCCGTGGATTGGCAGGCCGTAGAAGCCGTTATCCGCAAGCAACTGCAAAAACCCATAGAAGAAACCTTTGCCATCATTCATCGCCAGCCTGTTGCCGCTGGCTCAATTGCCCAAACCCATCGCGCCACGCTGATTGATCGACGAGAGGTGGCCTTAAAAATTCAACGACCGGGCATTGACCGAGTGGTCGAGCAGGATATTCGGTTGCTTCGCGGCTTGGCACGGTTAGTCAATCGTACTGAGGTGGGACGGTATTACAATCTGCTCTCTATCGTTGAGGAATTCGCTAGCGCACTGCGGGCGGAACTCAATTTTACGCAAGAAGCCAGTTCCACTGACCTACTGAGGCGCAATCTCTCCAAGAGTTATTGGTTCGATCCCCAACAGTTAGTGCTTCCAGAAATTTACTGGGACTTAACCAGTGAAAAGTTACTCGTCATGGAGTGGCTTTATGGAGTTCCCCTGTTAGCCGGTGATTTTAAGGGGACAAACTATGGTGGAGATGGCAAAGCTGAACGCCGAGCCATTGCCGATTTAATTGTCAGAGCTTATTTTCAACAATTTTATATTGATGGCATCTTTCATGCCGACCCTCACCCCGGAAATTTGTTTTATTTGGATTCAGGGCGTATTGCTTTGATTGATTTTGGCATGATGGGGCGTTTAGACCCTCGCACGCAACAAATTTTGATCGAGCTCATTTTAGCGATCGCCAACTTAGATGGCAAGCGGTGTAGCCAATTAACTTTAGAGTTGGCAGAGTCTACTCAACCCGTAAATCTTTCTCACTTGGAAAATGATTTTGATCGATTGCTGCGACGCTACTACAACCTAAACCTAGCGGCAATTAACTTTAGCCAATTGATCTACCAAGTCTTACAAATTGCCCAGAAACACAAAATTCGTGTTCCGAGCAACATGGGCTTGTATGCTAAAACTCTCGCCAATCTGGAAGGGGTAGCTCGTCAACTCAACCCCGATTTTAATTTGGTCGAGCAGGTTAAACCCCTGATGGCAGATTTATTCCGGCAACGATTAATCGGACATGCTCCCTTACAAGACTTGTTAAGGGCAGCCCTCGACATCAAAACCTTATCCCTCGAGGCTCCTCGCCAATTGGAGATGTTATTAGATCGGGTGACTTCGGAAACATTGCAATGGAACGTTGCCGTGCGCGGGTTAGAACCGTTTCGCCGCACCCTCGATGCTGTGGGTAATCGACTCACGTTCGGGATTGTGACCGCCGCTATCCTGATTGGTGCTGCTATGATTTTTGCCCAAGCTCCTAGTAATCCAATTTTTTATTGGGTTAGTGGGATTCTGTTTGTAGCCGCTAGCCTAATCGGCTTGTGGTTAATTATTAGTATGATTAGAAGCGGACGAGTGAAGTAA
- a CDS encoding helix-turn-helix domain-containing protein has protein sequence MAVVEQAEMAALIRETRQLLRLAQTEFAAKLGVSFHSVNCWKNGRTRPISLTLKQIETLLHPMGEQGEDLLTKYFSNQD, from the coding sequence GTGGCAGTCGTGGAACAAGCAGAGATGGCGGCGTTGATTCGGGAAACTCGACAGTTGCTGCGTCTTGCACAAACCGAGTTTGCCGCCAAGCTAGGGGTATCATTTCATAGTGTCAATTGTTGGAAAAACGGACGAACCCGGCCGATTTCCTTAACACTAAAGCAGATTGAAACACTGTTGCATCCGATGGGAGAACAGGGTGAAGATCTGTTGACAAAATACTTTAGCAATCAGGACTAA